CCTTACCTAATGCTGATTATTTAGTTGAAAAACTTGAATGGTTAATTAATAATCCAAATCAAATACAAAGTATAGGAAGTCATGCCAGCGCATTTGTAAAGCAACATCATGATTACATTACAATAGCACAACGTTATTTAGATACTTGGAATAAAAACTAGTTAATCCTCTTCTAATTTATCCGGAATTACACCAAATAATGATGAATAGAAAATAAGTAAGATAATAGCGTAGTACATAACATAAGTTGCAAAATGTGCCATATTTGCTCCAACTAAACCAAACTCATCTATAAAATACTTGCTAGTAAAGTACAATGTTGTAACTGAAAAAGCTTCGGTAATTATATAATGCCAAAACATACGTTTAGCTAAAAATTGGTAAGCTATAACAATTGAAAGTACTTTGATAAAATCGCCTAATAATTGCCATAAAAACAAGTCTTCAACTGGTCTAAATTCTTCAGTAAAAACTAAACTAACAATAAAACTTCTTAAAAAATAGACTACGATTAAACCTAAAGCAAATATTGGAATTATTGTTTTATAAAAACTAAATACCTCTTTTCTAAAATCCTTAATATTGTCTATTTCAGAGAATCTAGGTAAAATATACATGGTTAATAATGTACTTACAAATAGTAAGTAATATTTAGAAATCCGATTCATTGCTTCCCAAAAACCGGCTTGTTCTAAACCTATATTATCAATAATATAACTTCTAATTAATATTGCAACTAAGGGTAAAATAATTGCAGAAAACAACGCCATTCCTGAGTATGACCCAAGCTTTTTAGCAAAGTTTAAACTAAAGTTACTGGCTTTAATTAATGGAATAAAGTTTTTTCGGTTTGCAATACCTACAAGTGTTATTAAAAAAATAATGGACTCTGCTATCACAACTGCGATTAATGCACCATCAATTTTTTCTTGCCAAATCAGTAAAATGGTAATAACAGCACCTAAAATTTGACCAAAAATATTAAATACAATCAAGTATTTATATTTTGCAAAGCCATTCATTATGGAAAAAGCAAACATATTTAACGCGTAAAATGGAAGTGCCATAGAGAATATCCTAATAACGTACGCGTAGTTGTTGTAGTCTTTAAAAATTAAATCATTAATAAATTCTGCTTTAAAATAAACTAGAATAGACATTAATAGTGTAGAACAAAATCCCATGTAAAATACGGTAGAAATTGTTTTACTTAATTGAAAAGCATCATCTTTAAACTGAGCGATATACTTAACAACACCTTTGTAAAGT
The genomic region above belongs to Olleya sp. Hel_I_94 and contains:
- a CDS encoding O-antigen translocase translates to MKKVLDYINNNVLVKVASLNSVSVIVKIIAGFLTSKFIALFVGSEGMALVGNLRNFVGSVQSLSILGLYKGVVKYIAQFKDDAFQLSKTISTVFYMGFCSTLLMSILVYFKAEFINDLIFKDYNNYAYVIRIFSMALPFYALNMFAFSIMNGFAKYKYLIVFNIFGQILGAVITILLIWQEKIDGALIAVVIAESIIFLITLVGIANRKNFIPLIKASNFSLNFAKKLGSYSGMALFSAIILPLVAILIRSYIIDNIGLEQAGFWEAMNRISKYYLLFVSTLLTMYILPRFSEIDNIKDFRKEVFSFYKTIIPIFALGLIVVYFLRSFIVSLVFTEEFRPVEDLFLWQLLGDFIKVLSIVIAYQFLAKRMFWHYIITEAFSVTTLYFTSKYFIDEFGLVGANMAHFATYVMYYAIILLIFYSSLFGVIPDKLEED